A region of Moorena producens PAL-8-15-08-1 DNA encodes the following proteins:
- a CDS encoding sulfotransferase domain-containing protein, with protein MKQQPQKPHYSMCRGFRIPMGFPVTCFESGLSYNAQPEDNFIVTYPKCGTTWVQHIVWMLNHDGEPLPVGKDINLEVPHLEEVGADFVAAMASPRFIKTHCPYSCTPYCADAKYIYIARNPFDCVVSFYYHTKGFVKHYNFAEGTFNDFFECFIEGEVEWGDYFEHLLSWYDHRQDDNVLFITYEAMKADTPKHIRKIAKFLGSSYLDKLNNAEIFNSILKHTSFTSMSQDQSRWSSQRPKEMTPFIRKGEIGDWKNHFSEEQIARLSDKFRNKTAGTDIAMLWADLIPN; from the coding sequence ATGAAGCAACAACCACAAAAACCCCACTACTCAATGTGTCGGGGATTCCGTATTCCCATGGGATTTCCGGTAACCTGTTTTGAATCTGGACTCAGTTACAATGCTCAACCAGAGGATAACTTTATTGTTACTTATCCCAAATGTGGCACAACTTGGGTTCAACATATTGTCTGGATGCTCAACCATGATGGGGAACCCCTACCTGTGGGCAAAGACATCAATTTAGAAGTACCTCATCTAGAAGAAGTGGGTGCTGATTTTGTGGCAGCCATGGCATCACCAAGGTTTATTAAAACTCATTGTCCTTACTCATGCACCCCTTACTGTGCTGATGCCAAGTATATCTATATTGCTCGCAATCCCTTTGATTGTGTTGTTTCTTTTTATTACCATACTAAAGGGTTTGTGAAGCACTACAATTTTGCTGAAGGAACCTTTAATGATTTTTTTGAATGCTTTATTGAAGGGGAAGTTGAGTGGGGTGATTATTTCGAACATTTACTGTCTTGGTATGACCATCGCCAGGATGACAATGTTTTGTTTATCACTTACGAAGCTATGAAAGCTGATACTCCTAAACATATTCGCAAAATTGCTAAATTTTTAGGGAGTTCATATTTAGACAAACTAAATAATGCTGAAATTTTCAATAGCATTCTTAAACACACCAGTTTTACCAGCATGAGCCAAGACCAAAGTCGGTGGTCGAGTCAGCGACCTAAAGAAATGACACCGTTTATCCGGAAAGGAGAAATCGGAGATTGGAAGAATCATTTTTCTGAGGAACAAATAGCCCGTTTATCTGATAAATTTAGAAATAAGACTGCTGGAACAGACATAGCAATGTTGTGGGCTGATTTGATTCCCAATTAA
- a CDS encoding AAA-like domain-containing protein: MDTYEYQVGGSLKLNAPSYVERRADAELYNALIRGEFCYVFNSRQMGKSSLRLRIKHRLQQAGFSCASIDMTIIGSETITPQQWYKGLVVELLRNFKLSRKFNLKTWWREHDDLSEIQRLSLVIEEILLVNLKSEKIFIFIDEIDSVISLNFPTDDFFALIRACYNQRAENPDYNRLTFALFGVATPSDLISQKERTPFNIGKAIDLHGFTLEEAQPLASGLVGLVDNPQTILKEILAWTGGQPFLTQKLCYLVWISNQTAISGSLRIPPGTEGFWLEQLVRKEIIENWEANDQPEHLRTLRERIIRNEQGSSRLLALYQQILQQGEIAADDSPEQIELRLSGLVVKQPGQENKTSPVLKVYNRIYQSIFNQDWVEQKLGNLRPYNQALNAWLASNREDNSRLLRGQALAEALNWKAGKRLSVVDDEFLAASQELSWIEQQRYLEAERAKEAEARLAEQKKSARRLKFLLMAVGTALMVSTGLGVTTYLGYRRSAISEINAIAKSSAALFASNQQLDALVEAIRAKERLKSFGNADQATETQVESVLRQAVYGTVEYNRLVTHSDQVWAVAINQDANLIATASYDKTIKLWTLDGKLISTLNGHQAGVYDIAISLDGNLIASASDDKTVKLWKRDSQGTFEPQPDKTLKGHQAGVYGVAISPDSQMIASGSGDKTVKLWKADGTLITTLKDHSATVYGVAISPDGKTIASASGDKTVKLWGYNGTLLRTFQGHNDRVYNVAISPDGQTIASGSGDKTVRLWRADGTLLNTLNGHSDRVYNVAISPDGQTIASASWDGTVKQWSGEGTLLNTLRGHQDLVYGVAITPDGKTIASASWDGTVRLWKPDGIILTRLRGHSDLVWAVAISPDGKTIASASWDQTVKLWNKDGSLQTTLSGHSARVSGIAISPDGEMIASASADNTIKLWHRNGSLLKTLTNHSSAVLAVVFSSDGEMMASASADKTIKLWKRDGTLINTLKGHSDRIYGVAFSKRCSAVLGRQRGLGGSHGAYKVRTQVPHTAPPHERLPLVSPTRYCIKKDGTLIASASWDKTVKLWQPDGTLITTLKGHHDRVYSVAISPDGETIASASWDKTIKLWKRDGTLITTLNGHQAGVLAVVFSPDGNRIASASYDKTVKLWKQDGTLLTTLKGHSDGVLAVVFSPDGEMLASASGDNTVIIWNLDQVLDLDQLLIYGCNWIQDYLNTNSEVNDVCNP; the protein is encoded by the coding sequence ATGGACACCTACGAATATCAAGTCGGTGGTAGTTTAAAATTAAATGCCCCTAGTTATGTAGAGCGTCGAGCTGATGCTGAACTTTATAACGCTTTAATTAGGGGTGAGTTTTGTTATGTGTTCAACTCCCGACAGATGGGTAAGTCTAGCTTGCGCTTACGGATCAAGCATCGACTGCAACAGGCTGGTTTTAGCTGCGCTTCTATTGATATGACCATAATTGGTAGCGAAACTATTACTCCCCAGCAGTGGTACAAAGGATTAGTCGTTGAGTTATTAAGGAATTTCAAACTTTCCAGAAAATTTAATTTAAAAACTTGGTGGCGTGAACACGATGATTTATCGGAAATCCAGCGATTGAGTCTGGTGATCGAAGAAATTTTATTAGTTAACCTTAAAAGCGAAAAAATTTTTATTTTTATTGATGAAATCGATAGCGTTATTAGCCTAAATTTTCCCACCGATGATTTTTTTGCTCTGATTCGAGCCTGCTATAACCAGCGAGCGGAAAATCCTGACTACAATCGCCTCACCTTTGCTTTATTTGGAGTAGCAACCCCTTCGGATTTAATTTCCCAGAAAGAACGAACTCCCTTTAATATTGGTAAGGCTATTGATTTACATGGGTTTACCCTAGAAGAAGCTCAACCATTAGCATCAGGATTAGTAGGATTGGTAGACAATCCCCAAACTATTCTCAAAGAAATATTAGCTTGGACAGGAGGACAACCATTTCTGACTCAAAAGCTGTGCTATCTGGTGTGGATATCAAATCAAACGGCAATTAGTGGCTCTCTGAGGATTCCCCCTGGTACGGAAGGATTTTGGTTAGAGCAGCTTGTGCGCAAGGAAATTATTGAAAACTGGGAAGCCAATGATCAACCGGAGCATTTACGAACCTTACGGGAACGGATTATCAGAAATGAACAAGGGTCTAGTCGGTTATTGGCACTTTATCAGCAAATCTTACAACAGGGAGAAATTGCTGCGGATGACAGTCCTGAACAAATAGAATTACGGCTAAGTGGGTTAGTTGTTAAACAGCCTGGTCAGGAGAACAAAACTTCCCCAGTGCTAAAGGTTTATAATCGTATTTACCAGTCTATTTTTAATCAGGATTGGGTTGAGCAAAAATTAGGTAATCTGCGACCCTATAATCAAGCCCTCAATGCTTGGTTAGCTTCTAATCGTGAAGATAATTCTCGGCTGTTGCGAGGACAAGCTTTAGCAGAAGCCTTAAACTGGAAAGCGGGCAAACGGTTGAGTGTAGTAGATGATGAATTCTTAGCTGCTTCTCAAGAATTAAGCTGGATTGAACAGCAACGGTATTTAGAAGCAGAACGGGCTAAGGAAGCAGAAGCAAGATTAGCAGAACAGAAAAAAAGTGCCAGACGACTCAAGTTCTTGCTAATGGCAGTGGGTACAGCATTGATGGTTTCCACGGGGTTAGGGGTGACCACTTACCTGGGATATAGACGCTCAGCTATTAGCGAAATTAATGCGATCGCAAAATCCTCAGCAGCGCTCTTTGCCTCCAATCAACAATTGGACGCCCTAGTAGAAGCCATCCGAGCCAAGGAACGATTGAAAAGCTTTGGTAACGCCGACCAGGCTACGGAAACTCAAGTAGAATCGGTGCTAAGACAGGCAGTTTATGGGACTGTTGAATATAATCGCTTAGTAACGCATAGCGATCAGGTTTGGGCAGTTGCCATTAACCAGGATGCTAATCTAATCGCTACCGCTAGTTATGATAAGACCATCAAACTCTGGACACTGGATGGTAAACTAATCTCTACCCTAAACGGTCATCAAGCTGGGGTTTACGACATTGCGATTAGCCTAGACGGGAATCTGATTGCTTCCGCTAGTGACGACAAAACCGTCAAACTCTGGAAACGGGATAGTCAGGGAACGTTTGAACCCCAACCCGATAAAACCCTCAAGGGTCATCAAGCTGGGGTTTATGGTGTTGCCATTAGCCCCGACAGCCAGATGATTGCTTCAGGGTCTGGAGACAAAACCGTTAAGCTCTGGAAAGCTGATGGTACCTTGATTACTACCCTTAAAGACCATAGCGCTACTGTTTATGGAGTGGCCATTAGCCCAGATGGTAAAACCATTGCGTCCGCGTCAGGGGACAAAACCGTTAAACTTTGGGGCTATAATGGGACATTACTAAGGACGTTTCAGGGGCATAATGACCGCGTTTACAACGTTGCCATCAGCCCAGATGGTCAAACCATTGCGTCCGGGTCAGGGGATAAAACCGTTAGACTCTGGCGTGCTGATGGCACTTTACTAAACACCCTCAACGGCCATAGCGATCGCGTTTACAACGTTGCTATCAGCCCAGATGGTCAAACCATTGCGTCCGCGAGTTGGGACGGAACCGTTAAGCAGTGGAGTGGGGAAGGCACATTACTCAATACCCTACGAGGGCATCAAGATTTAGTGTACGGTGTGGCCATTACCCCAGACGGAAAAACTATTGCATCCGCGAGTTGGGATGGAACGGTTAGGCTCTGGAAGCCCGATGGCATCATCCTCACCAGGCTCAGGGGGCATAGTGATTTAGTTTGGGCAGTGGCCATTAGCCCAGACGGAAAAACCATTGCATCCGCGAGTTGGGATCAGACCGTGAAACTGTGGAATAAAGACGGTAGCCTACAAACAACCCTGAGTGGCCATAGCGCTAGAGTTTCAGGAATAGCGATTAGCCCCGATGGTGAGATGATTGCTTCTGCTAGTGCCGATAACACCATCAAGCTCTGGCACAGAAACGGTAGCTTGCTAAAAACCTTAACAAATCATAGCAGCGCCGTTTTAGCAGTAGTCTTCAGCTCCGACGGTGAGATGATGGCCTCCGCTAGTGCCGATAAAACCATTAAGCTCTGGAAACGGGACGGTACCTTAATTAATACCCTCAAGGGCCATAGCGATCGCATTTATGGAGTAGCCTTCAGCAAGCGATGCAGCGCGGTCTTGGGGAGGCAGCGCGGTCTTGGGGGTTCCCACGGGGCTTACAAGGTGCGGACGCAGGTTCCGCACACAGCCCCTCCCCATGAGCGACTGCCGTTGGTTTCCCCCACTCGCTATTGCATCAAGAAAGACGGGACTCTAATTGCTTCCGCCAGTTGGGATAAGACTGTCAAACTTTGGCAGCCAGACGGAACCTTGATTACTACCCTCAAAGGACACCATGACCGAGTTTACAGCGTTGCCATCAGTCCCGATGGTGAAACCATTGCGTCAGCGAGTTGGGACAAAACCATTAAACTCTGGAAGCGAGATGGAACCTTGATTACTACCCTCAACGGTCATCAAGCAGGGGTATTAGCAGTAGTGTTTAGCCCTGACGGTAACAGAATTGCTAGCGCTAGTTATGACAAAACCGTCAAACTCTGGAAGCAGGATGGAACCCTTTTAACTACCCTGAAAGGACATAGCGATGGCGTCTTAGCCGTAGTTTTCAGCCCCGATGGTGAAATGCTCGCCTCTGCTAGTGGAGACAACACTGTTATTATATGGAATTTAGATCAAGTCCTCGATTTAGATCAGTTACTAATCTATGGTTGCAATTGGATACAAGATTATTTGAACACCAACTCGGAGGTTAATGATGTTTGTAACCCTTAA
- a CDS encoding DUF4351 domain-containing protein: MTYDSTLKYLVEQYPQAFTRWLFNQEPAEDIEILNTELSTEPIRADALFFVRVADAILHLEFQTLPQSEPPLPLRMLDYWVRLYRQYRCDIEQVIIFLKPSRLAGVFVNQFTERNLSFRYRVIRIWECDPQPLLTTPGLLPLAVLAQTEVPETLLSQVAARIDMIEDRQQQRNLSACVQLLAGVKFDEQLIQAYFREDMMQESVVYQRIIRQGLEQGLEQGLEQGLKQGLKQGLEQGLEQGLEQGLEQGLGQGKRNELNLIKRLLSRRLGEINPQLQNQIEELSFDQLEDLGEALLDFDTEVDLTNWLNQLTDK; the protein is encoded by the coding sequence ATGACTTACGATAGTACGCTAAAATATTTGGTTGAACAATATCCTCAAGCCTTTACTCGTTGGTTGTTTAACCAAGAACCAGCAGAGGATATCGAAATTCTCAACACCGAATTGAGCACAGAGCCAATTCGGGCAGATGCCTTGTTTTTTGTGCGAGTTGCTGATGCTATTTTGCATCTGGAATTTCAAACCCTACCCCAATCTGAACCTCCCTTACCCCTGCGGATGCTCGATTATTGGGTCAGGTTGTATCGCCAGTACCGCTGTGATATTGAACAAGTAATAATTTTTCTGAAACCAAGCCGATTAGCCGGAGTATTTGTAAATCAATTTACCGAGAGGAACCTATCCTTCCGCTATCGGGTAATTCGGATTTGGGAATGTGATCCACAACCATTACTTACCACCCCAGGGTTACTACCCTTGGCCGTGTTAGCACAAACTGAAGTGCCAGAAACCTTGCTATCCCAAGTAGCAGCCAGAATCGATATGATTGAAGATAGACAACAACAGCGTAACTTATCTGCTTGCGTGCAACTGTTGGCTGGGGTGAAATTTGATGAGCAGTTAATTCAAGCTTATTTTCGGGAGGATATGATGCAAGAGTCAGTAGTTTATCAACGAATTATTCGCCAAGGATTAGAACAAGGATTAGAACAAGGATTAGAACAGGGATTAAAACAAGGATTAAAACAAGGATTAGAACAAGGATTAGAACAAGGATTAGAACAAGGATTAGAACAAGGATTAGGACAAGGAAAGCGCAATGAGCTTAATTTAATTAAGCGTCTACTTAGCCGTCGCCTAGGTGAAATAAATCCCCAATTACAAAATCAAATTGAGGAATTATCCTTTGACCAGTTGGAGGATTTAGGAGAAGCGTTGTTAGATTTTGACACCGAAGTGGATTTGACCAATTGGTTGAACCAGTTAACGGATAAGTAA
- a CDS encoding DUF4351 domain-containing protein produces MMQESVVYQRIIRQGLEQGLEQGLEQGLKQGLKQGLEQGLEQGLKQGLEQGLEQGLGQGLEQGKRNELNLIIRLLNRRLGEINPQLQNQIEKLSFDQLEDLGEALLDFESEVDLTNWLNQFRDK; encoded by the coding sequence ATGATGCAAGAGTCAGTAGTTTATCAACGAATTATTCGCCAAGGATTAGAACAAGGATTAGAACAAGGATTAGAACAGGGATTAAAACAAGGATTAAAACAAGGATTAGAACAAGGATTAGAACAAGGATTAAAACAAGGATTAGAACAAGGATTAGAACAAGGATTAGGACAGGGATTAGAACAAGGAAAGCGCAATGAGCTTAATTTAATTATCCGTCTACTTAACCGTCGTCTAGGTGAAATCAATCCCCAATTACAAAATCAAATTGAGAAGTTATCCTTTGACCAGTTGGAAGATTTAGGAGAAGCGTTATTAGATTTTGAAAGCGAAGTGGATTTGACCAATTGGTTGAACCAGTTTAGGGATAAGTAA
- the mutL gene encoding DNA mismatch repair endonuclease MutL, which yields MIIQTLPKNVVHLIAAGEVIDSIAAVVRELIENSLDAGASRITVSLWTEQWRIRVADNGTGMEVKNLQKAAFAHSTSKISSSDDLWKITSLGFRGEALHSLAAVAELEILSRCPGNSQGWRVIYNSQGELRQIETAAIAPGTIVIVSNLFGKLPVRRQGLPAMAQQLRAVQTIIHQHALCHPRVSWQVEQNGRPWFNLCPGHTAQQILPQIIKHLKESDLQPLTVEVPIPEKGTEQEQDKSTKGNLGNGLIELVLGLPDRCHRRRADWVKVATNGRIVRSHELEQTMITALARTLPRDRYPICFLHLRICPSQIDWNRHPAKTEIYLHSVSYWQEQVAEAIEHALRITPATLPEAIHSNRVKQLLKTSEARGGYTTSRSIQGIAATQEITDKTDSKTDDIGLIQLRAMAQLHNMYIVAEHPTGIWLIEQHIAHERVLYEELCDRWQLVPLEPPIILQQLSPKQVEQLQRIGLEVDPFGEELWAVRNAPELLRQRDDCAKALLELSLGGDLQTAQVATACRSAIRNGIPLSLSEMQQLLDQWKKTRNPRTCPHGRPIYLSLKESALSRFFRRHWVIGKSHGI from the coding sequence ATGATTATTCAAACCCTACCTAAAAACGTAGTTCATCTAATTGCTGCTGGGGAAGTCATTGATTCAATAGCCGCAGTGGTGCGAGAACTGATCGAAAATTCCCTTGATGCTGGGGCAAGTCGGATTACCGTTTCCCTGTGGACTGAGCAATGGCGGATACGAGTGGCAGATAATGGCACAGGGATGGAGGTCAAGAATTTGCAAAAAGCGGCTTTTGCCCACAGTACTAGCAAAATCTCTAGTAGTGATGATCTGTGGAAGATTACTAGTTTGGGATTTCGTGGGGAAGCGTTGCATAGTTTGGCGGCTGTGGCAGAGTTAGAAATTTTGAGCCGATGTCCAGGAAATAGTCAGGGGTGGCGAGTAATTTATAATTCCCAAGGTGAACTGCGTCAGATTGAAACTGCTGCGATCGCACCCGGTACGATTGTGATCGTGTCTAATTTATTTGGTAAGTTGCCCGTGCGTCGCCAGGGTTTACCGGCAATGGCACAACAGTTGCGTGCTGTCCAAACCATTATTCATCAACATGCTCTGTGTCATCCTAGGGTGAGCTGGCAAGTGGAGCAAAATGGACGTCCATGGTTTAATCTTTGTCCTGGTCATACTGCCCAACAGATTCTGCCTCAAATTATCAAGCACTTAAAGGAAAGTGATTTGCAGCCCCTAACGGTAGAGGTGCCGATACCGGAAAAGGGAACAGAGCAAGAACAGGATAAAAGCACTAAGGGAAATCTCGGAAATGGTTTGATAGAGCTAGTGTTAGGATTACCGGATCGATGCCATCGCAGACGTGCAGACTGGGTAAAGGTAGCCACTAATGGACGAATTGTGCGATCGCATGAGTTGGAACAAACCATGATCACAGCATTAGCTCGAACCTTGCCTCGCGACCGCTATCCCATTTGTTTCCTGCACCTGCGGATTTGTCCGAGTCAAATCGACTGGAATCGTCATCCAGCAAAGACCGAAATTTACTTACACTCGGTATCTTACTGGCAAGAGCAAGTTGCTGAAGCTATCGAGCACGCTTTGCGAATCACCCCAGCCACTCTCCCAGAAGCGATTCACTCGAACAGGGTAAAACAGTTACTCAAAACATCGGAAGCTAGAGGAGGTTACACCACCAGTCGTTCAATTCAAGGGATAGCAGCCACTCAAGAAATTACTGACAAAACTGATAGCAAAACCGATGATATTGGGCTCATCCAACTGCGAGCCATGGCTCAGCTTCATAATATGTATATTGTAGCAGAGCATCCCACCGGTATTTGGTTAATTGAACAGCACATTGCCCATGAACGGGTGTTGTATGAAGAATTATGCGATCGCTGGCAGTTAGTCCCCTTAGAACCTCCCATCATTCTCCAGCAGTTATCCCCTAAGCAGGTTGAACAACTACAGCGGATTGGTTTAGAAGTTGACCCCTTTGGAGAAGAATTGTGGGCAGTACGGAATGCACCAGAACTGTTGCGTCAGCGAGACGATTGTGCCAAAGCCCTATTAGAACTTAGTTTAGGAGGAGACTTACAAACCGCTCAAGTAGCAACTGCCTGCCGCAGTGCAATTCGCAATGGTATCCCCCTGAGCTTGTCAGAAATGCAGCAGTTATTAGATCAGTGGAAAAAGACTAGAAACCCTCGCACTTGTCCCCACGGGCGTCCCATTTATTTATCCTTAAAAGAGTCTGCTCTTTCCCGTTTTTTCCGCCGTCATTGGGTAATTGGAAAAAGTCATGGGATATAA
- a CDS encoding Uma2 family endonuclease, whose product MMFVTLNLDNVDFTDNQFYHLCQVNPEFQIERTAKGELIIMPPVGGISGNQEADLITELTIWNRQTNMGKVFSSSTMFKLPNGGDRSPDAAWVTLDRWQALTPEQQQKFPPICPDFVIELRSRTDTLKSLQDKMKEYLNSGLQLGWLINPQNQQVEIYRPNQPVEIVGFPVNLSGEDVLPGFVLTVPL is encoded by the coding sequence ATGATGTTTGTAACCCTTAACTTAGACAATGTGGATTTTACCGATAATCAATTTTATCATCTTTGTCAAGTAAATCCAGAGTTCCAGATAGAGCGCACTGCTAAGGGAGAATTAATTATCATGCCACCGGTAGGAGGAATTAGTGGAAATCAAGAAGCAGATTTGATTACTGAACTAACCATTTGGAACCGTCAAACTAACATGGGAAAAGTTTTCAGTTCCTCCACCATGTTTAAACTACCTAACGGCGGAGATAGATCCCCCGATGCAGCTTGGGTAACGTTAGACCGTTGGCAAGCTCTTACTCCAGAACAACAGCAAAAATTCCCCCCGATTTGCCCTGATTTTGTAATTGAATTGCGTTCACGGACAGATACACTTAAGTCTCTACAAGACAAGATGAAAGAATACCTCAACAGTGGCTTACAACTAGGTTGGTTAATTAACCCTCAGAATCAGCAAGTAGAAATATACCGTCCCAATCAACCAGTAGAAATAGTCGGATTTCCAGTTAATTTATCTGGAGAAGACGTATTACCTGGATTTGTTTTGACAGTACCCCTTTGA
- the fxsT gene encoding FxSxx-COOH system tetratricopeptide repeat protein, which translates to MDGKSVGILPLDCPKERTARNCYQWSYCANDQTTRWQGEEKKKLNPPSNIINRGTPHFVGRDPQLEQLHEEFQQTDQLVICAIAGMGGVGKTELALQYALKNQDNYPGGLCWFPVRGVDLGTQIVSFARELGLTIPDELEFKEQVRYCWGHWPEGTALIVLDDVPSFSKDYKQRIQPYLPPAQSRFKVLVTSRQRPGASYRRIDLDVLSPGAALELLESLVGKERIEKELNEAEALCEWLGYLPLGLELVGRYLYEHPTLKVTEVQEQLKHKRLEAQALCEQQPDMTAELGVAAAFELSWSTLSEEAKHLGCLLSLFAAATFDWKLVEQCVQIHESRQGLKTWIQKCCQRLFGKSTHSLKASELWEIRVRVAWPTANRSLLKLNLLQLTEQQTYRLHQLIREFFQTKLAQLPEADSYKRSFCQVMVAVAKKIPDRPTLEIIAAVNPAIPHLVEAATVLTDWLRNEDLPWPFIGLGKFYQGQGTYDQAELWWKQCLEITRSRLGHHHPLVATSLNNLAALYDSMGRYDQAEPLYQQALELYKQRLGHDHPLVATSLNNLAFVYYGQGRYHEAECLYLQALELFKKRLGEDHPHVAQSLNNLGLLYSSQGQYDQAESLYVQALEMRKQRLGTDHPDLAQSLNNLAALYEYLGRYDQAEPLFQQALEMRKQLLGHHHPDVATSLNGLAGLYYSMGRCDQAEPLYQKALDIRKQLLGHDHPLVATSLNNLAGLYYSMGRYDQAEPLFQQALEMTKQRLGHDHPDVATSLNNLGGLYSSMGRYDQAEPLLQQALEMTKQLLGDNHPHVASSLNNLAALYESMERYHQAEPLYQQALEIAERTLGSNHPNTVTCRENLESLRDNLSQ; encoded by the coding sequence GTGGACGGGAAATCGGTCGGGATCCTACCTTTAGACTGCCCAAAGGAGAGGACGGCACGAAACTGCTACCAGTGGAGTTATTGCGCGAACGACCAAACGACCCGATGGCAAGGGGAAGAAAAAAAAAAGTTAAATCCCCCCAGTAACATTATCAATCGTGGCACTCCCCACTTTGTCGGTAGGGACCCTCAACTTGAGCAGCTCCATGAAGAATTTCAACAGACCGATCAATTAGTGATTTGTGCCATTGCCGGAATGGGCGGTGTGGGCAAAACTGAGTTAGCTCTACAATATGCTCTGAAAAATCAGGATAATTACCCTGGTGGGTTGTGCTGGTTTCCAGTGCGCGGTGTAGATCTCGGGACTCAAATTGTTAGTTTTGCCCGGGAATTAGGATTAACGATTCCAGATGAACTAGAGTTCAAGGAGCAGGTAAGATACTGCTGGGGGCATTGGCCAGAAGGAACAGCATTGATCGTGCTGGATGATGTCCCTTCTTTCAGCAAGGACTACAAACAGAGAATTCAGCCCTACTTACCTCCAGCCCAATCCCGCTTTAAAGTACTGGTCACCAGCCGTCAACGTCCAGGGGCTTCTTACCGACGAATTGACTTGGATGTACTTTCCCCAGGGGCAGCATTGGAATTATTGGAATCCCTTGTTGGAAAAGAGCGCATTGAGAAAGAACTAAACGAAGCAGAAGCCTTATGTGAATGGTTGGGGTATTTGCCCTTGGGTTTGGAGTTAGTCGGACGATATCTTTACGAACATCCCACTCTGAAAGTAACAGAAGTCCAGGAGCAATTGAAGCATAAGCGGTTAGAAGCACAGGCTTTGTGTGAACAACAACCAGATATGACCGCCGAGTTGGGAGTAGCAGCGGCGTTTGAGTTATCCTGGTCAACCCTTTCAGAAGAAGCAAAGCACCTGGGGTGTCTGCTAAGTTTATTTGCTGCTGCTACCTTTGACTGGAAGTTAGTGGAGCAGTGTGTACAAATACACGAGTCTCGCCAAGGTCTCAAAACATGGATACAGAAGTGTTGTCAACGACTATTTGGAAAAAGTACTCATAGTCTAAAAGCTTCGGAGTTGTGGGAAATACGCGTTCGCGTAGCGTGGCCTACGGCCAATCGCAGTTTACTGAAACTGAACCTGTTACAACTGACCGAACAGCAAACCTATCGGCTCCATCAACTAATTCGAGAATTTTTCCAGACCAAGCTGGCTCAATTACCAGAGGCTGATAGCTACAAGCGAAGCTTTTGTCAGGTAATGGTGGCTGTAGCCAAAAAAATTCCTGATAGACCAACTCTAGAAATCATTGCAGCAGTTAACCCGGCCATCCCTCATTTAGTTGAAGCTGCCACAGTCCTAACTGACTGGCTCAGAAATGAAGATTTACCATGGCCGTTTATTGGCCTAGGGAAATTCTATCAAGGTCAAGGTACCTATGACCAGGCTGAACTGTGGTGGAAGCAATGTTTAGAGATAACTAGAAGCCGTCTGGGTCACCACCATCCTTTGGTGGCCACCAGTCTCAACAACCTGGCTGCACTCTACGACTCAATGGGGCGCTATGATCAGGCCGAACCCCTCTATCAACAGGCATTGGAGCTGTATAAGCAGCGGCTGGGTCACGACCATCCTTTGGTGGCCACCAGTCTCAATAACCTGGCATTTGTCTACTATGGTCAGGGGCGCTACCATGAGGCAGAATGCCTCTATCTCCAAGCATTAGAACTGTTTAAAAAGCGCCTGGGTGAGGATCACCCCCATGTAGCTCAAAGTCTCAACAACCTGGGATTACTCTACTCGTCTCAGGGGCAGTACGATCAGGCAGAATCTCTCTATGTCCAGGCATTGGAGATGAGAAAGCAGCGGCTGGGCACAGACCATCCCGATTTAGCTCAAAGTCTCAACAACCTGGCTGCACTCTACGAGTATTTGGGGCGCTATGATCAGGCCGAACCCCTCTTTCAACAGGCATTGGAGATGAGAAAGCAGCTGCTGGGTCACCACCATCCCGATGTGGCTACGAGTCTCAACGGCCTGGCTGGACTCTACTACTCAATGGGGCGCTGTGATCAAGCCGAACCACTGTATCAAAAGGCTTTGGATATCAGAAAGCAACTGCTGGGTCACGACCATCCTTTGGTGGCCACCAGTCTCAACAACCTGGCTGGACTCTACTACTCAATGGGGCGCTATGATCAGGCCGAACCCCTCTTTCAACAGGCATTGGAAATGACAAAGCAGCGGCTGGGTCATGACCATCCCGATGTGGCCACCAGTCTCAACAACCTCGGTGGACTCTACTCCTCAATGGGGCGCTATGACCAGGCCGAACCCCTCTTACAACAGGCTTTGGAGATGACAAAGCAGTTGCTGGGTGATAACCATCCCCATGTAGCATCCAGTCTCAACAACCTGGCAGCACTCTACGAGTCAATGGAGCGCTATCACCAGGCCGAACCCCTCTATCAACAGGCATTGGAGATTGCAGAACGGACGTTAGGGTCAAATCATCCTAACACTGTAACCTGCCGTGAGAATTTAGAAAGTTTGCGCGATAATTTGTCACAGTAA